The genomic window TAAAAATAAAGTAATTGAATTATTAAATATCGGCGATGTAAACATATTAAAGGACCCGGGACTGAGTGAATTTAATTTTAAGCTACTACTGCCCGGACAACCCTTACCTTTTGCAGTGTATGAAAGTGGTTTCAGACCTCCAGAATACTACTTAGGACAGTTTGAAAGATATAAAGTAGAAAAGAAACCAGTTAGATTTATAGTTAGTAGAGTAGCCCCTTGGGATGAACCTTTATTTGATACCAATATGTTAGTATCACTAGAGGAATACACTGTAGAAGAAAGGGCTGGAGAAGTCGGTGATATATATGTTGAAATAAGGCTAAAACAATATAAGCAGTACAAAACTCAAGTAATAAAAATAAAAGAAGTCGAAGGTAACAAGGCTACTGTAACAGTTAAAGAAGAAAGACCTGCTAAAGAGCCAGCCAAGACGTACACAGTTAAGCAAGGGGATACGCTTTGGGCTATTGCTAAAAAGGAACTAAATGATGGCAACAAATATACTGAAATAGCAAAATTAAACAATATATCAAGCCCTAATCTAATCTATCCAGGACAAGTCTTAAGGTTAAGGTGATAGGCTATGTATGAAATATCAATTATCAATAATGGAAAAAGATATTTACCTATTATAGAAGGTGATGTTGTTTGGGAAACTACTAGAATAGGTCAACCTGGCAAACTTACTTTCAATGTTGTAAATGATGATGTAATAAACTTTCAGGAAGGGAATCCTGTTTTATTTAGAGTAAATGAAAAAGATGTTTTCTTTGGATTTGTGTTTG from Tepidimicrobium xylanilyticum includes these protein-coding regions:
- a CDS encoding LysM peptidoglycan-binding domain-containing protein — protein: MYSFYFDYEGEVIQLPIPPSSLTLKINNKNKVIELLNIGDVNILKDPGLSEFNFKLLLPGQPLPFAVYESGFRPPEYYLGQFERYKVEKKPVRFIVSRVAPWDEPLFDTNMLVSLEEYTVEERAGEVGDIYVEIRLKQYKQYKTQVIKIKEVEGNKATVTVKEERPAKEPAKTYTVKQGDTLWAIAKKELNDGNKYTEIAKLNNISSPNLIYPGQVLRLR